A window of Paenibacillus sp. 19GGS1-52 contains these coding sequences:
- a CDS encoding YbaK/EbsC family protein: MSIENVKAHFRLHNRGQDVQEFATSSATVEQAAETIGVIPARIAKTLSFRGEGEAAILVVATGDAKVDNKKFRETFGFKARMLTPDEVLEQTGHAIGGVCPFGLTHELDVFLDVSMKRFSTLFPACGSTNSAIELTCDELAQYSGSKDWVDVCKDWE; the protein is encoded by the coding sequence ATGTCCATAGAAAATGTGAAAGCCCATTTCCGGCTCCATAACAGGGGACAGGATGTCCAAGAGTTCGCCACCTCCAGTGCTACCGTCGAACAAGCCGCAGAGACCATCGGCGTTATTCCCGCTCGCATTGCTAAGACGCTTTCTTTTCGAGGAGAAGGTGAAGCTGCCATTCTGGTCGTAGCCACCGGAGACGCTAAAGTAGACAACAAGAAATTCCGGGAAACCTTTGGATTTAAAGCTAGAATGCTGACTCCGGACGAAGTACTTGAACAAACCGGCCATGCGATCGGCGGGGTATGCCCTTTTGGACTGACACATGAACTAGATGTGTTCCTGGATGTCTCTATGAAGCGGTTTAGCACGCTATTTCCGGCCTGCGGAAGTACCAACTCAGCGATAGAGCTGACCTGCGATGAACTCGCACAATACTCTGGCAGCAAGGATTGGGTTGATGTATGTAAGGACTGGGAATAA
- a CDS encoding TetR/AcrR family transcriptional regulator yields the protein MAEKLTDLRVIRTKGLMEEALLALIEDKGFEGVNVRSLTEKAGINRGTFYLHYQDIYDLLDHIEAELIAGMETQSAQWEWSIVDSVYQVSENEPFATIMSFFNYLNEHARWFRIIFSSTGSAAFGTKLKSLIRTRMFEKTPPELVEAKSSEVPPDYLIAYFSAAHFGLIQHWFETDQAFPPARWP from the coding sequence GTGGCTGAGAAGCTTACGGATCTTCGTGTCATTCGTACCAAAGGACTGATGGAGGAAGCTTTGCTGGCCTTAATTGAAGATAAGGGCTTTGAGGGAGTTAACGTCCGAAGTTTAACGGAGAAAGCCGGAATAAACCGGGGAACCTTTTATCTGCATTATCAGGATATTTATGACCTACTGGATCATATCGAAGCTGAATTGATTGCCGGAATGGAAACTCAATCTGCTCAGTGGGAGTGGAGTATAGTAGACTCCGTATATCAAGTCTCTGAGAATGAACCGTTTGCTACGATTATGAGTTTTTTTAATTATTTGAACGAACACGCACGCTGGTTCAGGATTATCTTTTCGTCTACCGGGTCTGCAGCCTTTGGAACTAAACTCAAGTCCTTAATTCGGACCCGAATGTTTGAGAAAACCCCCCCAGAACTAGTCGAAGCCAAGTCTTCAGAGGTGCCGCCAGATTATCTGATTGCCTATTTCAGCGCTGCCCATTTCGGCCTCATCCAGCATTGGTTTGAGACCGATCAAGCCTTTCCCCCCGCGAGATGGCCTTAA
- a CDS encoding alpha/beta hydrolase, with the protein MNILKVNGVDLAYDSFGNENDEAIILIAGLGTQMIRWTVPFCRILAARGFRVIRFDNRDAGCSTHFSHYRTLDFDALATALMSGQRPDIPYTLDDMCNDTIGLLDALSIDQAHFVGRSMGGMIAQIAAIEYPERVLSLTSIMSSSGNPALPQTSPDVIAMMTKPAPNPFEDEAGFLAHSLSFAKRIAGTGYPFEEDAYRALILEEVQRAYDPGSVGRQIAAIAVSGDRRPRLATIKVPVLVIHGVEDPLFVPACGEDTASAIPGAELMLVDGMGHDLPHQLYKVTADSIERTARPVRS; encoded by the coding sequence ATGAACATCCTGAAAGTTAACGGCGTCGATTTGGCCTATGACAGTTTCGGTAACGAAAACGACGAGGCTATTATCCTAATCGCCGGGCTTGGAACCCAGATGATTCGCTGGACGGTTCCTTTTTGTCGGATATTAGCAGCGCGAGGCTTTCGCGTGATCCGCTTTGACAATCGTGACGCAGGTTGCTCGACACACTTTAGCCATTATCGGACGCTGGATTTTGACGCACTGGCTACTGCTCTCATGTCGGGACAGCGACCGGACATCCCTTACACTCTCGATGACATGTGCAACGATACTATCGGACTACTCGATGCCCTTTCAATTGACCAGGCACATTTCGTTGGCAGGTCGATGGGCGGAATGATCGCTCAGATTGCAGCCATTGAGTACCCTGAACGGGTGTTATCACTCACCTCCATTATGTCCAGTTCTGGTAATCCCGCCCTTCCGCAAACCTCGCCGGATGTCATAGCTATGATGACTAAACCGGCGCCAAACCCATTTGAGGATGAAGCAGGATTTTTGGCGCACAGCCTCTCTTTTGCCAAACGCATTGCCGGCACTGGCTATCCGTTTGAAGAGGATGCATATCGGGCGCTCATTCTGGAGGAAGTCCAGCGAGCCTACGATCCAGGCAGCGTCGGGCGACAAATTGCGGCTATTGCTGTCTCCGGTGACCGTCGTCCGCGGCTGGCGACCATAAAAGTACCAGTGCTTGTCATTCATGGGGTGGAAGATCCCCTGTTTGTCCCAGCGTGTGGGGAGGATACGGCTTCTGCCATCCCGGGCGCCGAGCTAATGTTGGTTGACGGCATGGGACACGACCTGCCGCACCAACTATACAAAGTAACCGCTGATAGCATAGAGCGAACGGCTCGTCCTGTCCGTTCTTAG
- a CDS encoding aldo/keto reductase, protein MLTVTLNNGVKMPIIGFGVYQVPDAEECENSVYEALMAGYRLIDTAAGYLNEEAVGRAITRSGVPREELFITTKLWIQDAGYENAKLAFAKSLKKLQLDYLDLYLIHQPFGDYYGAWRAMEDLYREGKIKAIGVSNFLPDRLMDLIVHNEIVPAVNQIETHPFYQQTESAAFMKEQGVQHQSWAPFAEGLNNMFGNEVLASIAEKYNKSIAQVVLRWLVQREVVVIPKSVRKERIVENFDIFDFELSADDIEQISALDTRDSLFLSYHDPKFAKMLGTLRVDL, encoded by the coding sequence ATGCTAACCGTAACATTGAACAATGGTGTAAAAATGCCGATCATCGGCTTTGGTGTCTACCAAGTTCCGGATGCTGAAGAATGCGAGAATTCCGTATATGAAGCGCTGATGGCTGGTTACCGTCTGATCGATACCGCGGCCGGTTACCTCAATGAGGAAGCGGTAGGACGCGCGATCACACGTAGCGGCGTGCCGCGTGAGGAGCTGTTCATCACGACCAAGCTTTGGATTCAGGATGCCGGCTACGAGAATGCCAAGCTTGCATTTGCTAAATCCTTGAAGAAGCTGCAGCTCGACTATCTCGATCTATATCTTATTCACCAGCCGTTCGGCGACTACTACGGCGCTTGGCGTGCGATGGAAGACCTGTACCGCGAAGGCAAGATCAAGGCGATCGGTGTCAGCAACTTCCTGCCCGACCGTCTGATGGACCTCATCGTGCATAACGAAATCGTACCCGCCGTCAACCAGATCGAAACACACCCGTTCTACCAGCAGACTGAGAGTGCTGCTTTTATGAAAGAACAGGGAGTTCAACACCAGTCGTGGGCTCCTTTCGCTGAAGGACTTAATAACATGTTCGGCAACGAAGTGCTGGCCTCGATCGCAGAAAAATACAACAAGTCCATCGCTCAGGTCGTTTTGCGCTGGCTTGTTCAGCGTGAAGTCGTTGTAATTCCAAAATCGGTGAGAAAAGAGCGGATCGTCGAAAACTTCGACATTTTCGATTTTGAGTTGAGCGCGGACGATATCGAACAAATCTCCGCTCTCGATACGCGGGATAGCCTTTTCTTATCCTACCACGATCCGAAATTCGCCAAGATGCTGGGTACCTTGAGAGTCGATCTGTAA
- a CDS encoding DUF2239 family protein, translated as MINDLYCTAFLGVGIIASGSLQHVISTVKETLDDRDLTQLLIFDDSTGKQIDVDFRGKTDDVLKRLGEQFGDLSSTEGNHQPTRPVGRPKLGVVSGEVTLLPRHWEWLKSQPGGASVTLRKLVDEARHAGGKQSKIRESQEATHHFMTAMAGNFPQYEEALRELYAGDLERFYHFIDDWAPDIRNHIKKIAANSFPEGKELAVENLRLLPIAEYPRPN; from the coding sequence ATGATAAATGATCTTTACTGCACGGCATTTTTGGGTGTGGGAATCATCGCCAGTGGTTCCTTGCAGCACGTTATTTCTACAGTAAAGGAGACTCTGGATGACAGAGACCTCACACAGCTGCTTATATTTGACGATTCCACGGGGAAGCAAATAGATGTTGATTTTCGTGGGAAGACAGATGATGTGCTCAAACGATTAGGAGAACAGTTTGGTGACTTGTCCAGTACGGAAGGGAATCACCAACCTACACGGCCGGTCGGTCGCCCTAAGCTGGGGGTTGTATCCGGTGAGGTTACGTTATTGCCACGGCATTGGGAATGGCTCAAGAGTCAACCTGGAGGGGCATCGGTAACATTACGAAAACTCGTTGACGAGGCTCGCCATGCTGGAGGAAAACAGAGCAAGATCCGAGAGTCACAAGAAGCAACACATCACTTTATGACAGCTATGGCCGGGAACTTCCCTCAATACGAAGAAGCTCTGCGAGAATTATATGCAGGTGATTTGGAGCGTTTTTACCACTTCATTGATGACTGGGCACCTGATATCAGAAACCATATTAAAAAAATAGCCGCTAATTCCTTCCCTGAAGGGAAGGAATTAGCGGTCGAAAATTTACGTCTTCTGCCCATAGCAGAATATCCGAGACCGAATTAA